From the Psychrobacillus sp. FSL K6-4046 genome, one window contains:
- a CDS encoding glucose 1-dehydrogenase, whose protein sequence is MKRLENKTAIITGSGAGIGKEIAIAYAKEGANVVIADFNEEALQATVNELTESGFSAFGVKVNVANEEDVQKMISSTIEHFGRIDILVNNAGVGDNMQAAANVEDDIWNRVMNINVTGVMRCIRQVLPHFEKNGSGTIINMASLSGVMGGRGGLTYTAAKHAVVGMTKNVASHYGPLGIRSNAIAPGHVETGFAAAMDNVDPFGMKQATRGVGMMTRAGQVSDISNIALFLASDESSLINGIIVTADGGWSAY, encoded by the coding sequence ATGAAACGTTTAGAAAACAAAACTGCTATAATCACCGGAAGTGGAGCTGGAATTGGTAAGGAAATTGCAATTGCATATGCAAAAGAAGGCGCTAATGTAGTAATTGCGGACTTTAACGAAGAAGCTCTGCAAGCTACTGTAAATGAATTAACGGAATCAGGATTTTCTGCTTTTGGTGTTAAAGTGAATGTTGCAAATGAGGAGGATGTGCAAAAGATGATCTCCTCCACAATTGAGCATTTTGGGCGCATCGATATATTAGTGAACAATGCAGGTGTAGGTGATAATATGCAAGCAGCCGCTAATGTCGAGGATGATATATGGAACCGTGTTATGAATATTAATGTAACAGGTGTTATGCGCTGTATACGTCAAGTGCTCCCTCATTTTGAAAAGAACGGAAGTGGCACAATTATCAACATGGCATCATTATCAGGTGTAATGGGTGGTCGTGGTGGACTTACTTATACTGCAGCTAAGCATGCTGTTGTTGGTATGACTAAAAATGTTGCTTCGCATTATGGACCACTTGGTATTCGTTCCAATGCCATTGCACCTGGACACGTAGAAACAGGATTCGCAGCAGCTATGGATAATGTAGATCCATTCGGTATGAAGCAAGCTACACGAGGGGTTGGAATGATGACAAGAGCAGGTCAAGTATCGGACATTTCAAATATCGCTCTATTCCTAGCCTCTGACGAATCTTCACTTATCAATGGCATTATAGTAACAGCTGATGGTGGATGGAGTGCTTACTAG
- a CDS encoding PadR family transcriptional regulator → MVNLLDSYMTELRRGTLPLAVLSQLRKPQYGYSLVQGLESAGVSIEQSTLYPLLRRLEKQDLLTSSWDTTESRPRKYYVLNDYGIEVFEQLKGEWEKMTLELKSLLEGDDLNEFD, encoded by the coding sequence TTGGTTAATTTGTTGGATTCATACATGACTGAACTTAGAAGAGGAACGCTTCCTTTAGCAGTATTAAGTCAATTACGAAAACCACAGTACGGTTATTCGTTAGTTCAAGGATTAGAAAGTGCTGGAGTTTCTATTGAACAAAGTACACTATATCCTTTACTTCGTCGTTTAGAGAAACAAGATCTATTAACTAGTAGCTGGGATACAACAGAAAGCAGACCAAGAAAGTATTATGTACTAAATGATTATGGCATAGAGGTATTTGAACAATTAAAAGGAGAGTGGGAGAAAATGACGTTAGAATTGAAGTCACTTTTAGAGGGAGATGATTTGAATGAATTTGATTGA
- a CDS encoding DHA2 family efflux MFS transporter permease subunit — protein MNKQIKTGPIMAALLVAGFVGLFSETALNIALGDLSLIFDVKPTTIQWLATGYFLTLGILVPVTGILMQKFTTRQMFLTSISLSIIGTILAAVSPTFSLLLVGRIIQAAGLAINLPLTQNVIFTIFPPNKRGAAMGVMGLVMLAGPALGPTIAGLILDTLSWEWIFWVTIPFLLLSAIIGLVFLPNVNEIRKVSIDILSVILSTLGFGGIVYGVSVAGEHGWTSTIVITSIIVGVIALILFSLRQTKMENPMLNLKAFKYPLFVLGVVMSFITFFNMLSLLVVLPMYMQMALLMLAFTTGLVLLPGSLLNCILAPTIGRMFDKFGPKAVITPGTIFVVIGYILYASFGTDTATWLLVVTHIIMMLGIGMVLASTQTNTLNSLPREYYPDGIALTQTVQQVAGAMGIAIMVSVLSAKQSSYLTTVNDNLAEATASGSSFVFTLGLILAIVNLVLSLFMKKPGEVRLKE, from the coding sequence ATGAATAAACAGATCAAGACAGGACCGATAATGGCTGCTCTTTTAGTAGCAGGATTTGTCGGACTTTTTAGTGAAACCGCATTGAATATTGCTTTAGGAGACTTAAGTTTAATATTTGATGTTAAACCTACAACCATTCAATGGTTAGCCACGGGTTACTTTTTAACTTTAGGTATTTTAGTACCTGTAACGGGAATTCTGATGCAAAAATTTACAACACGTCAAATGTTCCTTACTTCTATTTCTTTATCCATTATCGGAACTATTTTAGCTGCAGTTTCACCGACTTTTAGCCTTTTGCTAGTTGGACGTATTATTCAAGCAGCAGGATTAGCGATCAATTTGCCATTAACGCAAAATGTCATCTTTACTATTTTCCCTCCTAACAAACGTGGTGCTGCAATGGGAGTAATGGGACTAGTTATGTTAGCAGGACCAGCATTAGGTCCAACGATTGCTGGACTAATTTTAGATACACTATCATGGGAATGGATCTTTTGGGTAACCATTCCGTTCTTACTACTCTCTGCTATCATCGGCTTAGTGTTCTTGCCTAATGTTAACGAAATTCGAAAAGTTTCTATAGACATTTTATCTGTTATTCTTTCAACGCTTGGCTTTGGGGGCATTGTATACGGAGTAAGTGTTGCCGGAGAACATGGCTGGACGAGTACAATCGTTATAACATCCATTATTGTTGGTGTGATTGCATTAATTCTGTTCTCTCTTCGTCAAACGAAAATGGAGAATCCAATGCTGAATTTGAAGGCCTTTAAATATCCTTTATTCGTCTTGGGAGTTGTAATGAGCTTTATCACATTCTTTAATATGCTATCATTGCTTGTTGTTTTACCTATGTACATGCAAATGGCATTATTAATGCTTGCCTTTACTACTGGCCTGGTATTACTACCAGGAAGCTTGTTGAATTGTATTTTAGCACCTACCATCGGACGGATGTTTGATAAGTTTGGTCCAAAAGCTGTAATAACTCCAGGTACTATCTTTGTTGTTATTGGGTATATCCTTTATGCTTCATTTGGTACCGACACAGCTACATGGTTATTAGTTGTTACACATATTATCATGATGCTTGGTATCGGTATGGTACTTGCTTCTACGCAAACAAATACACTAAATTCATTGCCTAGAGAATACTATCCAGATGGAATAGCATTAACTCAAACAGTTCAACAAGTAGCTGGGGCAATGGGTATTGCCATCATGGTTTCAGTGTTGTCTGCAAAACAAAGTAGCTATTTAACAACGGTTAATGATAATTTAGCAGAGGCAACTGCTTCTGGCTCATCATTCGTATTTACCCTAGGTTTAATATTGGCAATCGTAAATCTTGTGCTATCTCTATTTATGAAAAAGCCAGGAGAAGTAAGACTTAAAGAATAA
- a CDS encoding metalloregulator ArsR/SmtB family transcription factor, which translates to MEEKLQHDLDEETLFVVSQTFKALSDPTRIRILNYLCCEEHSVNEIAESLNLGQTTVSHQLRFLKNLRLVKFRREGTTMYYSSDDDHVMNLLHQAVSHAKH; encoded by the coding sequence ATGGAGGAAAAGTTACAGCATGATTTAGATGAAGAAACACTTTTCGTTGTATCCCAGACGTTCAAAGCACTAAGTGATCCTACTCGTATACGAATATTAAATTATTTATGCTGTGAAGAGCACTCTGTCAATGAAATAGCTGAATCATTAAATTTAGGGCAAACAACGGTTTCTCATCAGCTTCGCTTTTTAAAGAACTTGCGCTTAGTAAAGTTTCGCCGTGAAGGAACTACCATGTACTATTCAAGCGATGATGATCACGTGATGAACTTATTGCATCAGGCTGTGAGCCATGCCAAGCATTAA